In Nematostella vectensis chromosome 2, jaNemVect1.1, whole genome shotgun sequence, one genomic interval encodes:
- the LOC5521212 gene encoding 39S ribosomal protein L2, mitochondrial, protein MVMASLVKRLFISTGSNPGLVPLPCRATLARLSAHQSLCFSTSSSLDGRTQYSYMKVPRSIPNIPLPRSLKDGTVRRHKGRSGRNSSGQIVLRHRGGGHSQNYRIIDFIRAPLCITGEAVTPIKDKVLQVGYDPCRSARIALVAGNGSNQEKLVIAPDEIQVGDVMTASRGKPESLALLKPGDAYPLCFLPIGTVVHNIELYPGKGAQLARAAGTSAQLIRKTNETAVVRLPSKVEKEVSSKCLASVGRVSNIERKNRVIGKAGRNRWLNRRPKGQTGMDRTHWKKKRV, encoded by the coding sequence ATGGTTATGGCGAGTTTAGTAAAGCGACTCTTCATTTCCACCGGGTCGAACCCCGGCTTGGTTCCTCTGCCATGTCGAGCTACTCTCGCTAGACTGTCCGCTCACCAAAGCTTGTGTTTCTCGACGTCTTCTTCTTTAGATGGAAGGACACAATACTCGTATATGAAGGTCCCCAGAAGCATTCCCAATATTCCACTCCCTAGGTCGCTAAAAGACGGTACGGTGAGAAGACACAAGGGGAGATCTGGTCGGAACAGCTCGGGGCAAATAGTCCTCAGACATCGCGGGGGTGGACATAGTCAGAACTATCGCATCATAGATTTTATTCGAGCTCCATTATGCATTACTGGGGAGGCAGTCACACCTATCAAGGACAAAGTATTACAAGTTGGGTACGACCCTTGCAGGTCTGCAAGGATTGCACTTGTGGCTGGAAATGGTAGTAACCAGGAAAAACTAGTGATAGCGCCTGATGAAATACAAGTTGGGGATGTGATGACAGCATCGCGAGGGAAGCCAGAATCACTAGCCTTACTCAAGCCTGGTGATGCCTACCCTCTCTGTTTTCTACCTATAGGAACAGTTGTTCATAACATTGAGTTGTATCCAGGAAAAGGAGCACAGCTTGCCCGGGCAGCAGGCACCTCAGCACAACTAATTCGCAAGACCAATGAGACTGCAGTGGTACGACTGCCATCAAAAGTTGAAAAAGAAGTCAGTAGCAAATGTTTGGCATCTGTAGGTAGAGTGTCAAATATTGAACGCAAGAACCGAGTTATTGGTAAAGCTGGAAGGAACAGGTGGCTTAATAGAAGACCAAAAGGACAAACTGGTATGGACAGAACTCATTGGAAGAAGAAGAGGGTGTGA
- the LOC5521211 gene encoding NADH-ubiquinone oxidoreductase 75 kDa subunit, mitochondrial yields the protein MWRPTITRGAVIKHARSALPVINSARQSTAAAPEKVEVFVNDKSVLVDPGFTVLQACAAAGVEIPRYCYHDRLSIAGNCRMCLVEVERSIKPVASCAMPVMKGMKIKTDSPMTRKAREGVMEFLLMNHPLDCPICDQGGECDLQDQSMAFGSDRSRFVDNQFSGKRAVEDKNVGPLVKTIMTRCIHCTRCIRFASEIAGVDDLGTTGRGSDMQVGTYIEKMFKSEMSGNVIDLCPVGALTSKPYAFVARPWELRKTDSVDVLDAVGSNIVVNTRSGEVMRILPRMNEDINEEWISDKTRFAYDGLKRQRLTTPMVKDARGNLTACTWEEALISVAQKMTSLNGNEMVAIAGGLADAEALVAMKDLFNRYNCEGLYTEEGFSNQGAGTDLRSNYIMNTTISGIEDADVLLLVGANPRYEAPLINARIRKSWMHNDLQVGLLGTQVDLTYDYEHLGTTAETLKDILSGKNPFAKTLLKSKKPMILVANKALDGADGHAIQTLVTEMSEKLKSRKETDPEWRVLNVMQGVASQVAALDLGYKPGVQNIVEVPKLVFLLGADGQVLRREDLPKDCFIVYQGHHGDHGAHMADVILPGAAYTEKTATYVNTEGRAQQTRRAVTPPSYARDDWKIIRALSEIAGQTLPYETQEEIRRRMTEIAPNLTRYGDVEQANFFSLALGLIQGSKAQPSKKPLTPRIAELKDFYMTDAVSRASQTMAKCVKAVQTMK from the exons ATGTGGCGACCAACAATTACTAGAGGAGCAGTGATCAAGCATGCTAGAAGTGCCCTTCCAGTCATCAATTCCG CACGTCAATCAACAGCTGCTGCTCCTGAAAAAGTTGAAGTATTTGTGAATGACAAGAGTGTTCTGGTCGACCCTGGATTCACAGTTCTCCAG GCATGTGCAGCAGCTGGTGTTGAGATTCCTCGGTACTGTTACCATGACCGCCTCTCTATTGCTGGCAACTGTAGGATGTGCCTTGTGGAAGTTGAGCGTTCTATCAAG CCTGTTGCTTCCTGTGCAATGCCAGTAATGAAGGGAATGAAAATCAAAACAGATTCACCTATGACACGCAAAGCAAG GGAGGGAGTTATGGAATTCCTGTTGATGAACCACCCCCTTGACTGCCCCATCTGTGACCAAGGAGGGGAGTGTGACCTTCAAGATCAGTCTATGGCTTTTGGCAGTGACAGGAGCCGCTTTGTTGATAACCAGTTTTCTGGGAAAAG AGCTGTTGAGGATAAAAATGTAGGCCCTCTTGTCAAGACAATCATGACCAGATGCATCCACTGCACAAGGTGTATCAG GTTTGCCAGTGAGATAGCTGGGGTCGACGATCTAGGAACCACTGGCCGAGGGAGTGATATGCAGGTCGGCACTTACATAGAGAAGATGTTCAAGTCAGAGATGTCTGGAAATGTTATAG ATTTGTGCCCAGTGGGTGCTTTGACGTCCAAACcatatgcatttgtagcaagACCATGGGAACTAAG aaaaacagattCAGTTGATGTCCTTGATGCAGTTGGAAGCAATATAGTGGTCAACACAAGGAGTGGTGAGGTCATGAGGATTCTCCCGAGGATGAATGAG GATATAAATGAGGAGTGGATATCTGACAAAACAAG GTTTGCGTATGACGGCCTGAAAAGACAAAGACTTACCACTCCCATGGTAAAAGATGCTCGAGGAAATCTCACTGCATGTACTTGGGAAGAAGCCCTTATCTCTGTTGCACAGAAAATGACTTCTCTAAATGGCAATGAGATGGTTGCCATTGCTGGTGGTCTTGCTGATGCAGAGGCCCTTGTTGCTATGAAGGATCTCTTCAACAGATACAACTGTGAAGGGCTCTATACAGAAGAAGGGTTTTCAAACCAAGGTGCTGG AACTGATCTGAGATCAAACTACATAATGAATACCACAATCTCAGGAATTGAG GATGCTGATGTTCTTCTGTTAGTTGGTGCTAATCCACGATATGAAGCACCCTTAATAAATGCTCGCATCCGCAAAAG TTGGATGCACAATGACCTCCAAGTAGGACTTCTTGGCACGCAGGTGGATTTAACCTATGATTATGAG CACCTTGGTACAACTGCAGAGACACTTAAAGATATTCTCTCTGGAAAGAACCCATTCGCTAAG ACTCTCCTAAAGAGCAAGAAGCCGATGATTCTGGTCGCCAATAAAGCGCTTGATGGAGCCGATGGGCATGCAATTCAGACTCTTGTCACGGAAATGTCGGAGAAGCTGAAGAGCCGCAAGGAAACTGATCCAGAATGGAGAGTGCTGAACGTGATGCAAGGG GTTGCAAGTCAAGTTGCCGCATTAGATCTTGGCTACAAGCCTGGTGTGCAAAACATTGTAGAAGTTCCTAAACTGGTTTTTCTTCTTGGAGCT GACGGCCAGGTATTGCGGCGTGAGGACTTACCGAAAGACTGCTTTATTGTCTATCAAG GTCATCATGGCGACCACGGTGCACATATGGCTGACGTCATCCTGCCTGGTGCTGCATACACGGAGAAGACAGCCACGTACGTGAACACGGAGGGCCGCGCCCAGCAGACGAG GCGCGCTGTGACCCCTCCATCCTACGCAAGAGACGACTGGAAGATCATCCGAGCTTTGTCTGAA aTCGCAGGCCAGACATTGCCGTATGAAACACAGGAAGAGATCCGGCGACGAATGACCGAGATTGCGCCTAACCTGACCCGCTATGGTGACGTGGAGCAGGCCAACTTCTTCAGTCTCGCACTTGGGCTTATACAG GGCTCCAAAGCACAACCCAGCAAGAAACCGTTAACACCGCGGATAGCAGAACTAAAAGATTTCTACATGACGGATGCGGTGAGCCGTGCGTCCCAGACGATGGCCAAGTGTGTCAAAGCAGTACAGACAATGAAATGA
- the LOC5521210 gene encoding potassium/sodium hyperpolarization-activated cyclic nucleotide-gated channel 2, protein MVKKDINDARCTKCGLIQPCPCVTDKNFYGAHDTIEEPLVIFNKRPRRHTTPLPGAEAFQHEKVFRKRSNIVEVAKTADNVARAGAHHQRFASRTLSYIREIFNANPDNKLALKLFGNKAAVMLEQRRQSQQGKGVIHPFSTFRWYWDILLIIFIFMHVLLLPVSIAFLSDDLSIHWLILNGVSDVFFVVDIFLNFRTGIVDPNNQEEVILDKKVISMMYLRGWFIIDLASSLPFDYAYFIASSTTEEQTLLRASRALRILKLAKLLSLLRLLRVSRLVRYMTRFEELLNIAKGQLRIMKLICCMLVLSHWNGCIQFFVPYLQEFPDDSWVSTSNLKTASPGEQYSWSLFRALSHMLCIGYGHYPPQNLTDLWLTVCSMTAGATFYAVFIGIMSSLIMSIDSSGRLFNEKLNQVEEYMRYRKLPLRIRLQVQDFYEHRFHHKLFDEDAILTELSKNLRETILVHNIKPLLTTVPFFSGASISFITDIVTKLKFEVFLNGDYICRSGHRGDKMYFIQKGIVDILTREGALATSLGDGSHFGEICLLTKEARRVASVRAATTCDVYSLSATHFHEVLQDYPEMKSVLEEVAKERLSRLGLKPKLSEIQVSKDHKRSVFEFEDGHENIPLTLPLTPAPEPSAEPADVGTSLFVPKKGKVGGVLTQAFIKSVAPGLASFVEHKHHYSVDLSDDNSDNDEVEMDEDVLALIADF, encoded by the exons ATGGTTAAGAAAGATATAAATGATGCAAGGTGCACCAAATGTGGCCTTATTCAGCCATGCCCTTGTGTAACCGACAAAAATTTTTATGGTGCACATGACACCATAGAGGAACCGCTGGTAATATTCAACAAGAGGCCAAGACGACATACAACACCCTTGCCAG GTGCAGAGGCATTTCAACATGAGAAAGTCTTTCGAAAACGCTCTAACATAGTAGAAGTGGCAAAAACAGCAGATAATGTTGCGAGAGCTGGAGCACACCATCAAAGATTTGCCTCCCGAACTCTGTCGTACATTCGAGAGATCTTCAACGCCAATCCAGACAACAAACTCGCGCTAAAGTTGTTCGGCAACAAGGCAGCTGTGATGCTAGAACAGAGACGACAAAGCCAACAAGGAAAAGGCGTCATTCATCCTTTTAGCACCTTTCGATGGTATTGGGATATTCTGCTgatcatcttcatcttcatgCACGTGCTTCTTCTGCCTGTCAGCATTGCCTTCTTGAGTGATGACCTCTCCATCCATTGGCTTATCCTCAATGGCGTTTCCGACGTCTTCTTTGTAGTTGACATTTTTCTGAACTTTAGAACTGGCATAGTAGATCCCAATAATCAGGAAGAGGTTATCTTGGACAAGAAGGTGATAAGTATGATGTACCTGCGCGGTTGGTTTATCATCGATTTGGCTTCATCGCTACCGTTCGACTACGCATATTTTATTGCTTCGTCCACAACAGAAGAACAAACCCTTCTCAGAGCTTCCAGGGCCTTGCGGATTCTAAAACTTGCTAAGCTTCTAAGTCTTTTGCGTTTGCTGCGAGTATCAAGGCTGGTTCGATACATGACAAGGTTTGAAGAG ctTTTGAATATAGCAAAAGGTCAACTTCGGATAATGAAGCTGATATGTTGTATGTTGGTGTTGTCTCACTGGAATGGATGTATTCAGTTCTTTGTCCCGTACCTCCAAGAGTTCCCTGATGACTCTTGGGTCTCCACCAGCAACCTTAAA ACCGCCTCTCCTGGTGAACAGTACAGTTGGTCCTTATTCAGGGCGTTGTCTCATATGTTATGCATCGGCTACGGACACTATCCTCCACAAAACTTGACAGATCTTTGGTTGACTGTCTGCAGTATGACCGCCGGGGCCACGTTTTACGCTGTCTTTATCGGTATCATGTCCAGTCTCATCATGTCCATTGACTCTTCGGGCAGGCTTTTCAACGAGAAG TTGAATCAAGTTGAAGAATATATGCGTTATCGAAAGCTCCCGTTACGGATTCGTCTTCAAGTACAAGACTTTTACGAGCATCGGTTCCACCACAAGCTGTTTGATGAGGATGCTATTCTAACTGAGCTGTCTAAGAACCTTCGTGAG ACCATTCTAGTGCATAACATCAAGCCCCTCCTGACCACCGTGCCGTTCTTTAGTGGCGCCAGCATTAGCTTTATCACCGACATTGTCACCAAGCTTAAATTCGAAGTGTTTCTTAATGGGGACTACATCTGCCGCAGCGGCCATCGTGGTGATAAGATGTACTTTATCCAAAAGGGAATCGTGGATATACTGACCCGAGAAGGCGCCTTGGCGACCAGTCTTGGTGACGGTTCGCACTTTGGAG AAATCTGTTTGCTGACGAAGGAAGCGCGTCGCGTGGCATCCGTGCGAGCGGCCACCACGTGCGATGTATATAGCCTGTCTGCCACCCACTTCCACGAGGTCCTGCAAGATTACCCGGAGATGAAGTCCGTGCTAGAGGAAGTAGCCAAGGAGAGACTCTCGCGACTAGGGCTCAAACCGAAACTCTCTGAGATACAAGTCTCAAAAGACCACAAAAG ATCCGTATTTGAGTTTGAAGATGGCCATGAAAACATCCCTCTTACACTACCGCTTACGCCTGCTCCTGAACCGAGCGCGGAACCAGCTGATGTAGGAACATCTTTGTTTGTCcccaaaaaaggaaaagttgGCGGTGTCCTAACCCAAGCATTTATCAAATCTGTCGCCCCTGGACTCGCGTCTTtcgtagaacacaaacaccaCTATTCCGTTGATCTCTCCGACGACAACAGTGATAATGACGAAGTGGAGATGGACGAGGATGTTCTTGCTCTCATCGCAGACTTCTAA
- the LOC5521322 gene encoding enhancer of polycomb homolog 1: MSKLSFRARQLDSNKALPVYQAEELPDLTEFTTINRAVPQMPTGMEKEEESEHHLQRAISAQQVYGDTQQLVIPTPESEEMKNVPNLYKASFKQPKQYIHVQACGLEEDVPDYDLDSEDEEWLKNFNKKKEMITHLKFEEMIDTLEKGMGAQAMTYNEAKSLLKSSEDLMKPVFEYWSKKRQKLSDPAICLIPQVRAEKRDGTSVSDPYVAFRRRTEKMQTRKNRKNDEAGYERMLKLRRDLKRACTILDMVKRREQTKKDMLALTVEIFEKRYAAGDFTGQILQQCLDLIRYQPPANNLSVPVSSVHGENLTPGSNTEGGKDIEIWKKRKQEERARLHKNDNYYLEAGFKRYKSGRMAHVHSEGQAIFSENEDDLGPLSPTLMELPSEPEEDEDNPDGRFAFKRKKGVKYLPPRFDSPMPYPWSDPSEGGLGDKRFRYSCTSISSPKRLIGFARRRVGRGGRIYFDRAWTPLSENLDDLESLLNASSSSTLNLPNGLFPYDHLTGWKKLTIPHYRPKSPTRTPTSQAELSTSNNHDLNSDVTSSGQPRPRLHRSFSSQPRSKFSLNTSPSNGKVGLNLSTASRHSLPNGPIAGQTQSTLTSYGAWTSNQSGGTPTKSAYSTAPMKAVYALNFPLNSSTSSQLLSNSLVRGNAPFSPTAVNAPGGTNALKSTSLSNISISLSEIESAKTDALHRQNSLDAIEAT, encoded by the exons ATGAGTAAATTGTCATTCAGGGCTCGGCAGCTCGACTCCAATAAGGCCCTGCCGGTCTACCAAGCCGAGGAACTGCCGGACCTGACGGAATTCACCACCATCAACCGCGCAGTTCCTCAGATGCCGACCGGAATGGAGAAAGAGGAGGAATCG GAACACCATCTACAACGAGCCATATCTGCACAACAAGTTTATGGAGATACACAACAGCTTGTAATTCCTACTCCGGAAAgtgaagaaatgaaaaatgtGCCCAATCTATACAAAGCATCATTCAAACAACCAAAGCAGTATATCCATGTACAAG CTTGTGGCCTGGAGGAAGACGTTCCTGATTATGATCTTGACTCGGAGGATGAAGAGTGGCTCAAGaattttaacaagaaaaag GAAATGATCACACACCTCAAGTTTGAAGAAATGATTGACACTCTTGAGAAAGGAATGGGTGCTCAAGCAATGACTTACAATGAAGCCAAATCTCTCCTGAAAAGCTCTGAAGACCTAATGAAGCCTGTGTTTGAGTATTGGTCaaagaaaagacaaaaactt TCGGACCCAGCAATCTGTCTAATACCGCAAGTAAGAGCTGAAAAGAGAGATGGCACCTCAGTCAGCGACCCCTATGTTGCATTTCGTAGAAGAAcagaaaaaatgcaaactagGAAG AATCGCAAAAATGATGAGGCAGGATATGAGAGGATGCTCAAGTTAAGGCGGGACCTCaagagagcatg CACTATCCTTGATATGGTAAAGAGAAGAGAGCAGACAAAAAAGGACATGCTGGCCTTGACTGTGGAGATATTTGAAAAACG CTATGCTGCCGGTGACTTCACGGGACAGATTCTACAGCAGTGTCTTGACCTGATTCGCTATCAGCCACCAGCCAACAACCTCTCTGTACCCGTCTCCAGTGTTCATGGAGAAAACCTTACTCCTGGCTCCAACACCGAGGGTGGTAAAGACATTGAAATTTGGAAGAAACGGAAACAAGAGGAGAGAGCTAGACTTCATAAGAATGACAACTACTATCTTGAAGCAGG CTTCAAGAGGTACAAAAGTGGAAGAATGGCTCATGTTCATTCTGAAGGACAAGCCATTTTCAGTGAGAATGAAGATGACCTTGGCCCTCTTTCACCCACTTTG ATGGAGCTTCCATCAGAGCCTGAAGAAGATGAGGACAACCCAGATGGTCGTTTTGCTTTCAAAAGGAAAAAGGGTGTCAAATACTTACCG CCACGATTTGATTCTCCGATGCCATATCCATGGTCTGACCCTTCAGAAGGAGGCCTTGGTGATAAGAGATTTAGATATAGTTGCACTTCGATATCATCGCCAAAGAGACTGATAGGATTCGCACGCCGCAGAGTAGGCAGAGGAGGAAG GATCTACTTTGATCGTGCCTGGACTCCACTTTCTGAAAACTTAGATGATCTAGAGTCCTTACTGAATGCCTCATCGTCATCAACACTCAATTTACCTAATGGGCTTTTTCCTTACGACCATTTGACTGGCTGGAAAAAACTAACCAT ACCGCATTATCGTCCGAAATCGCCCACAAGAACGCCGACATCACAAGCGGAATTATCTACATCGAACAATCATGACTTAAACTCTGACGTTACAAGCAGCGGTCAACCGCGACCAAGACTGCATAGGAGCTTCTCTTCACAGCCACGCTCTAAATTCTCACTAAACACATCCCCTAGCAATGGCAAAGTCGGTTTAAATTTATCTACTGCAAGTCGACATTCTTTGCCTAATGGACCAATTGCGGGTCAAACACAAAGTACTTTAACCTCGTATGGGGCATGGACGAGTAACCAATCTGGTGGAACTCCCACCAAGAGCGCCTATTCCACTGCACCCATGAAAGCTGTCTATGCCTTGAACTTTCCTCTCAATTCAAGCACTTCTAGTCAGTTATTGTCGAATAGTCTTGTACGTGGGAATGCACCATTTTCGCCGACGGCGGTCAACGCACCTGGCGGCACAAACGCGCTGAAATCCACAAGTCTCTCCAATATCAGCATCAGTCTAAG CGAAATTGAATCCGCCAAAACGGACGCGCTACATCGTCAAAACAGCCTCGATGCGATCGAGGCGACGTGA